The genomic window ATATGTTACTTTTCCTGATACACCATTCCTTTACTTTAAGCAGTACTTTTTGAAGATCGCAGATATACGCAATACCTTAAAATGCAAATGTCAATTGTCTCCCCTAATAACTCATTGGTTGCTATGTCTTTAGTGGTTCACAAACCCAAAGACATCTATTACGAAGTCACATTTTTCAGAGTAGGTGATTCTCCATGTTCTATCTTCATTAGTCTGGAAATAATGAATGAAGCTTGCATTCAAAATCTTCAGCTTCCTTACATCTGTGTATTTCTCCTTTAGAAGCTCTAAATTAGCCTGGGTCCCTTGGGCTCTGAACACCATTACAAGAAACACACATGCTTGGTTCTATGTGGAAGCTAACATAGCTCCTATTCACAAagcccacattttaaaaaaaaaaaaatttatctcatTGTCAAGACCAAATTAACCATAGTTTCACCTCAAACACTTAGAAAAATTATATTCCAAAAATTAACACATGAATAATCGATGGTATCACTATAAACAGAATTAGACTTATTTCAATGCCAAATACAACAGCGATAACAAACACTGAACTTGACCAGATAAAAGATGAAACAAGGAAGCATGGCTAAAGGGAAGTAAAATAAATTGGATTAAAATTCAGTCACCTGGCTTCCACTGTCAGCTCCGGCAGCAGATGCATGTGTTTTTATAAGTCACCTACAAAATATTTAGTAGTCTCCTGTGCTGCTGTACTCACAGCATAGGGAGCTGTGTTAAATGATTTCCTAGGCTTATTTGAGATTCAAAACTCTATAATTGTacaaacatttttcataaaacaaattGTTGGAATAGTGTGCTTTAGAACAAGAGGTAAAAACTTCCTCTAAGTATAAGGGAAGGAGGCACTGAATTTTGTCTCATTCATGGATAATCATACATAACAGAAACACTCTGACCCATGAAGTTTGGACTGGCTTTCAAACACCTTCAAGGAAAAATTTTCGATTCAAGGTTTTCATTAGGGCAATTTTTACATCCTTATTCCTCAAGCTATAGATTAATGGGTTCAACATAGGCACCACTGCAGTATAGAAAACAGAGGACacttttccctgatccaagggcAAAATAGAAGGTGGCTTAAGGTACATAAAAGCTCCTGATCCAAAGAAAAGAGATACCACCATTATGTGGGAACTGCAGGTACTGAAGGCTTTGGATCTGCCTTCGGTGGAGCTAATACGCAGGATGCTGGAAAGAATGAAGCCATAAGAGATGAATATGGTAACAATAGGCACCCCAATGCCAATGGTCACAATAATAAACACCAGCAGCAAATTTATAGCAGAGCTATTGCAGGACAGCTCAAGGAGGGGAATGATATCACACATGTAGTGATTAATGATGTTGTCTGCACAAAAGGTCATAAACATTAAGTTTCCCATATGGGCCACAGCTCCAAAAACACCCATCCCATAGACACCCAACAAAAGAAGCAAACAGACGTGGGGAGACATAATGACTGTGTACAACAATGGTTTACAGATGGCAACATAACGGTCATATGCCATTGCTGACAGGATATAGGAttcagaaaagacaaagaaacagaagaaaaagaactgAGTCATACATCCTGCATAGGAAATGATGTTTTTCTTAGACACAAAACCCATCAGCATTTTAGGGGTGAGGGTAGTGGAGTAACTAAAATCTATGAAggacaaattgaaaaggaagaagtacatgggaaTATGCAGGTGAGAGTTCAGCCTAATCAGCATTATCAATCCCAGGTTCCCCACCACGGTGACCACATAGAAACCTAGAAACAGGAAGAAGAGGGGGACCTGGAGCGCCTGCTGATCGGTTAAGCCTGCGAGGATGAACTGGGTCACGGAGGAGTTCTCTGCCATCATTTCCTCCAGGTGAAACTATGAAGGGAAAAGAAGAGTCACTGAGAGAAATACAGAAGGCTACCCACCATGGAAGTGAAGTGGAGGGACAAGGAAGCAGAAAAGGGAAGCACTCACTTAGCACTAACTGTGAGAAAGGCATTGTTCTAAACGCCGTGTGGCATTATAACTACCCGGTTCTACTGATGAGGACACTGGGCCCAGGCAACTTGCATAAGGGTCTGTCGCTTCTGAGTTACCACAGCAGGTGAACTCAGTTAATCTGGCTCCTGTGCTTTGAACTTTTCAATATTCCCCTGCAGGACACGGTAGGTCAGGCAGTCACTCACCCTCTTCAGTTTGCAGCCGCAGTGCTGTCTTCTACTGGCTTCCATCCATTTCTTTCCTGGAGATGCAAATggccctggggaaaaaaaaaggtgacagcTTATGGTTCAgacccctctgcttctgcctgcagGATCAAAGCCTCTAGGTTATCTGAGGATATTTTGCTGAACTGGAGGATATGACCTTTGATTGTAGCTTGGCCTAGAGTTTCCTGTCCATCTTCCAGGGATGGGACAGCAAGCTTTGATGACACCACAGAAAACAGGAGATTGAagagttctttataaattagaGATGGTGCACTATTTACAGAGGCTCCCACAGGACCATTACCCACAGCCCACTTTCCCCAAGGAAGAAGTGTTTGTGTTTGTATACACTCTTGAATATGCTTCTCGTGGCTTTTAATGACTTGTTATTTTGTTATATCTTTGTAAGCATAATTAAGAGCAAACCACTGTAGGGAAAAATAATTCTTGCTATCTCGTATTGTATACTAACTGCGTATCAAATACTGAATCTAACCCAGCACCCTCAAATGGATATCAAGAATCCAACAACACTGGACAAATTACTTTGCCAAATTTATCATTCACAATAACTTCATAAATTATATCTTTAAATCTTCACTCTAAACATGAAGAGCACACACAACTGAAAGATTCACAACCTGGACTGAAACccttgtgtgtgcatgtccatTATTCAGGGGCTTCATCACTGGCTCCACCACCCCTCTCGGAGTGTGATAATGGAGTCTCTGAACAGCGTTTTTACCAACGAGGATCTCAGGAGACTCttcagagattaaaaaataagctatttTAAAGGCAGCATCAAGTGTTAGATCTATGAAAAGTCAAATTAGGAGGCATCAGATTTCAGAGAGAGATTCACTACTTCACTCAATCCAAGAATTATTTGAGTGACTCCAGCCATGAAAATAAAGACATCTCCTTGATTTCCCCCTACTATACGCTGATGCAAGTATTAATTAATACCACATAATTAATACCAGATCTTGTCAAGCTCTAAATGCCAACTTGTCAGATAATCAAGAGTCCACTCTCCACCCTCAGCTCAGTCTCAGCAATGATGCTGTTCCATCGATCAACTTACGCTTAGAACTGTCCACATCCCACAGTGTTTCTAATGAATCCCAAATCCCTATTCTCAATCCCACTGCACAAAAAGTtacaaatgggggaaaaaaatctactatcgaaaaatgaaaagaaatcccaGAAGGAAAGCACGCCCTGAAACTCAAAGTCGACGAGGGCCTTGGGGGTTCATTAAATGTTCACCTTTCTCTGAGGTCTTCAGAGCGTTCTTGTATGCACAATGCAACGCCAGGGAAAGCTCTGCAGTTTTTGTCACTTCAGAGATGGTTTCCATGGGAACTTCATTTCCAATGCATCAGGGTTTTATTTCAAATGAAACAAGGCTTCTCTAAAGAGAGAAGCAATGAAACAAATATTCTTGATTAAGTTATTTTTGAGGTAGAACTGTCTTTTCCCAAAACTTGAATCTCTGTATAATGGCTTCCTTGTTCTATTTAGTGCTAATGTTAAAATATACATGAGACATGGGTTAGAACATACTCCTGTCATACACATAGGTACAAAATGTACATACAGCACAGCACTGACCCTCAAGTACCTGATTAGTCATAAGACAGCATTCAAGAAGTGTTGAAAACAATACGTTGCATTCTACACAAGAGAAATCTAAAAGtttcagtttaaaaaagaagagagccTCCCAGAGAGAAAAGTTGTCACTTAGGTTCTAAAAATTggcataaaattaatttaatcaaTCAGATGTTATGTGGTCTGCACTATACAAATTGGTTTTCAATAGACATATTTGTCATATTAAAATGTtaggtaggggccagcgctgtggtgcagtaggttaaagccctggcaggcagcaccagcatcccataataggtgctggtttgagtcccagcagctccacttctgatccagcttcctgctaatgtgcatgagaaagtagcagaggatggcccaagtctaggATGCctgtactcatgtgagagacctggctcctggctcctggctcctggcttcggatcagctcagttttcctgttacagccatctggggactaaaatagtagatgaaagatctctttctctttctctttctctttctctccctctctctctctctcgctctgtgtgtgtgtgtgtgtgtgtgtgtgtgtgtgtgtctacctttcaaataaataaataaacaaacctttagtGAAAAACTACTTGCTCCCTGCCACatgcatgggacacctggatcggGTTCCATTCTTCAGGCTTTgctctggtccagcccttgctgttgtaggcacttggaaagtgaactcgtagatggaaaaatctctgtctctctgcctttaaaaataaaatgccatttaaaaaaatgtttagataCATCTATAGTTTGTTGGaggacagagaagaaagaagCACAATTCTAATATGACTAAAACTCTGGGTTCAGAGAACTATGGGTAGGATGccagaaatgaaaagaacaagGAATAGAAAGGATAAGTCTGTGTgatgcaaaagaaaataaataagaagatgCTAACAGATTACTAGAGCTTTGAAGAAAAAGGACCAAAATACAAACTGGGGAATCAGCTAAATGTAAGATGATGAGTTGTCCTGAGCTAGAATATTTACTGACAGAACCATCAAGGAGTAAGGGCTGATGTTTTCCAAAGGTACAATCATTAAAGAAGAGAAGGAGACTTGGCTTAAATGTCAGAAATgccaagtgcagcagctgggaacaAGATCTGGAGACAAACCAACAAAAATCAAATTCCAACAATACAATTCATTAGCTATATGAACTCAAGAAATTATTTAGCATCACTGAGACAGAGTGTCCCTCCAGGAAAATCAGGGATAGCAATACCATAGTTGCAGATGTGTGTAAGGTATAAGATTTACTTCAGtaagtacacattttttttatttttcattctaattgttaattaatttttaacagattcaatgtgatttgtagatacaattctaagaacataatgacattcctttcctccctcccctaccTTTCTCGCCAACCCTCCATgcttctcccttttttctctttttattttttgtttgtttctgggataacgtattttaaatttacattatagtaaaaaaagGCGTACTACTTCACCAAAtaggaagtttaacaagtaaaaagaaaaaaaatagtttagtggaaatataaacaatggctataaacaacaattgaatggaaaaatgacatttCACCCATacacattaaattttaaagaaatcacagatcagcatcccatatgggcaatggtttgagtcccagctgctccacttcatatccagctctctgttatagcctgagaaagtagtagaagatggcccaagtgcttgggcctctgaccccatgtgggagacccgaaagaagctcctggctcctggcctcagatcagcccagctccagccattgcagccatttggatgaaagattctctctctttctccctctctgtctctctctttctgcctctgactctctgtggctttgcctttcaaataaataaacaatctttttaaaaattgctctaaTGATCTTTGTTATTATTCCAACTCCTGAAATTTACTGTCAGGAATTAATTTAGCTATTTCTAGATTTCTTATGACTGATTCATGTAAAGTATATCATCtccatctttctttaaaagatttatttattcatttatttatttatctgaaaggcagagtgacatggaaagagagaatgagagaaagaaggGGCGATAGATAAAGAaagtgagaatcttccatccacttgttctaTTTTCCAAAGGGCCATAACAGCtaaagctgggtcaggccaaagccaggaagccaggcccTCCAACggagtcttccatatgggtagcaggagctcaagtaccagctctctgctagtgaccctgggaagcagggctggatcagaggcagaattggctgggctcaaaccagcactctgatatgaaacgCAGGCTTTCCTAGGGGCATCTTAATGCACTGCACCGCAATGCCCGCCGCTTCTTcctattttgaaagaaaacatgtctttatatttaaactGTGATTTATTTAAATGACATGTAGTTgagttttgcattttctttatccagtgtaactttttctgtctcttaatTGGCATGTTTGGACTATTTATGTTCAATGTAATTATTGAGTTGAGCCTACAATCTCACTATTTGTTTTCTACTCATCCCATCTGGTCTCTTGTTGTTactattttccctttcttttcttgcctTCATTTGAATTATGTGAGTTCTTTTTAGTATACTCTTTTAGCTCTTCTGTTGGCTTATTAGTTATATCTCATTTTTTCAATAGTTGCTAATAGCATTAACCATATGAAAATTTTTCCTATCACAATGTACGTTGAAatagcattttaatattttatgcttGACATAAAAAACCATAAAGGAATATGCTTTTGttgctatatattttattttacattttataaaccCAATAATATATGATTTGAATTTTTGCTTTAAACTGTGAATTGTCTTTTAAGAAGCTTGTTTAATTAGCTAAATATTAGTACTTTATCTTTAAGCTCTTCATAGTGGTCTTGAAAATGCACTTGTCAGATACACTGCTTCAAAATGTGTGATGCGTGGTCAGTCCTGTTGCCGTACTATAATATCAGTCCACGCCACCTTTGCACTGAGATGTGCACCTCACAGATTGCTCTCAGGTAATGATTAAAAGGGACAAAGATATTAAAGCAAGCCTGTTCCTGCCTGATACAAGACTCCCCCTGCGGAATTCAACTCGGGAATTCTGTCAACCTTACCCTTAGCCTTGTCAAGTGGATGACTCTCCCAACTTCTTCTAGCTGCCTCTCATTTTTCCTGGCAGGTTACATATCTAATCTAGTCCTGTCATCTGTTTCTCAGACAATCTGGACCAATGCAAGTGGTAACAAATGGGATCCAatcaaaaatacaataaaataggGACTAGGGACTGACTCCACTTCTTGTTTAGTAGTTGAAGAGATCACCGCAGTGGTCAATGAGTTGAGCATAAAAAGTGACTAGCACACAGTGACTGTTCAATTCCTAAAGGTTTCATTGGTGACAATCTAAGATGAAGTCCCTATAGAGGGGAACAACTGTTGTAAGTGTGTTGATTCAGAGCTTTGGAATCATACCTGCAGAGACAAAAATCGGCTGGTTGGTGCCAATTTGCCTGGtaaacagaaaagacaaacataaaCTATTAGCCATTATCCATACCTCTTTAACAACTTACAAATAGGTTCTTATCTCCAACCTAAGCAGTAGGCTGAAGTTTAATACTTGGAGTCACAAAgctccaaaatattttcattttctcattttacaacatttaaaaagcaatccATCAGCATATCTATTACTCCTATGGTAATCTTTTATGTTCAGTTTTCAGAGTCATCTTTCTACTACTCCATCATTTCTTTTATGTCCTAACTTTTTTAGAGGACTTTAGGGATATcagagggaattttttttaagtttttatttaatgaatgcatttttcataggtacaactttaggaatagagtggttctttccctcatacccaccctcccaccccaactcccatcccacctcctactccctctccaatcccattcttcattatggtccatttttagtttaactttatatacagaggaccaactttATGCTAAGTGCAGacttaaacagtttgcacccacacacacacacaacatatgaagtacagtttgagaacaagttttgcagttattctcatagtacaactcattaaggacagaagtcctacatggggagtaagcgcacagtgacttctgttgttcatttacTCAGAAGGAATTTTAATAATGCAGTTGAAACATTTTAGAAAACTATATATGGCAAGAAGCAAAACTGAATACCAAATGGTGTGTAGTTTGGGGAAATGAAATAAGAAGGAGACTTATTTCTGTCATGGAGATAAAGACTATTGTGCTAGGCCAGACATCCTGGATTTCCAATCCTACCCCTTAACAACAAATGAAGGTCTTCAACGCATTTAAGCAAATTCAAACTAAATTCAACACCAATTAAATGGGTGGCCTGGCCTCGTGGAACTTCCCCTCCCACCACGCCTCATTAATGAGAGGGTTGTAAAAACCCATAGAGCTCCACCTACCTAAGGAGAGCAGCCTGGCACTACCACCAATTAAAATGCCATCCACAATCCAGGGCAACCTCCCTATAATTACCAATGTCCTGGCCCAAAGCCTGGCAAGTTATTTAGAGGATCACCTCCCGCTTCTAGTAAAAATACTAACCCAGATACCCCCAAGACTGAAGATGCAGATGCCCTCtgctcagagccagctgcctgaaGTGGTTATGTCCTCACTCGGCCTATCCTCGGATTCTTTCATGATGATTCTGCATGCCCACACTCAGCGACAACCTTTCCCTGGCACACATAACTGCAGAGACATGCTATCAGGTGCCTTCCTGCTTCACCACAGGGTCCCCACCTCAGAGGTTTAGCCTGGAGTGGCCGTTGGATCACAAGGTCAAATTCCTATCTATGGGCTTCATTCACCCTGTTGCTGATGGcctatgaggggacttcaaaaagtccacaaAAAATCCAAATTACATCTTAATTCCATTGTTCCATGAATGCCTTCATAtgttagagtgacagagacatgTGGTACAGAAAGTGTCTTATAACATTCTCTATCATGTTGCAATCTTTTCTCAGTGCATAGTGGTCCCTGACTCTTCTTTTAAAACTAAAAGTGATTGTGGACACGCTGTGGTGTGGTagacaaagcctctgcctgtggcgccagcgtcccatatgggcaccaattcatgttccggctgctcctcttctgatccagccctctgtttatggcctgggaaagcaaggaagacagcccaggtgcttgggccctttacctacgtgggagacctggaagaagctactgactctcggattcggatcagcccagctctggccctttggggagttaaccaatgaatggaagatcaacctctttgtctctccctctctctgtctgtaactctacctcccaaagaaaaaaataaaatctttaaaaaataaaaaagagctaaAAGTGAtgcactggtgttgtggcacaactggttaagccaccatttggaatgtctacatcccatatcagagtcctggtttgagtctcggccactgtgctttcaatctagctctctgctgatgtgtctgggaagcaaATGATAATAAttcaagtccttgagttcctgaCATCCGTAAGTGAcacctgaatagagttcctggctccttgcttcagcctgacgcagcctcagctg from Oryctolagus cuniculus chromosome 1, mOryCun1.1, whole genome shotgun sequence includes these protein-coding regions:
- the LOC100343776 gene encoding olfactory receptor 8B12, with the translated sequence METISEVTKTAELSLALHCAYKNALKTSEKGPFASPGKKWMEASRRQHCGCKLKRFHLEEMMAENSSVTQFILAGLTDQQALQVPLFFLFLGFYVVTVVGNLGLIMLIRLNSHLHIPMYFFLFNLSFIDFSYSTTLTPKMLMGFVSKKNIISYAGCMTQFFFFCFFVFSESYILSAMAYDRYVAICKPLLYTVIMSPHVCLLLLLGVYGMGVFGAVAHMGNLMFMTFCADNIINHYMCDIIPLLELSCNSSAINLLLVFIIVTIGIGVPIVTIFISYGFILSSILRISSTEGRSKAFSTCSSHIMVVSLFFGSGAFMYLKPPSILPLDQGKVSSVFYTAVVPMLNPLIYSLRNKDVKIALMKTLNRKFFLEGV